In Phycodurus eques isolate BA_2022a chromosome 10, UOR_Pequ_1.1, whole genome shotgun sequence, a genomic segment contains:
- the LOC133408925 gene encoding synaptoporin-like, producing the protein MGTSGLKWTVHDSRLSNRSIDVDFGYPFRLQQVHFKAPLCETKREEILFLDGDFSSAAQFFVTVGVITFLYSLLATVVYIFYQNKYLKNNRGPLVDFAVTVIFSIIWLISSCCWAKALSDIKMATRPTKVLLLIPACSVRENKCTAAQGAHWSRLNMSVIFGFVNVILWAGNIWFVFKETGWYKMGQRYPTRSASGKREMRQRLYSESSFDLPEENVGPQPSRENSFNQTKGDLGMQVSRQGSFNQSQVSYGLPQTNLGKPVIYDSKGGAL; encoded by the exons ATGGGCACCTCCGGGTTAAAGTGGACTGTGCATGACAGCAGACTGAGTAACAGGAGCATCGACGTTGATTTTGGCTATCCATTCAG GTTACAACAAGTGCATTTCAAGGCTCCACTATGTGAGACAAAGAGGGAGGAAATTCTCTTCCTGGACGGCGACTTTTCCTCAGCTGCTCAGTTTTTTGTCACCGTGGGCGTGATCACGTTCCTCTACTCTCTACTGGCAACTGTGGTCTACATCTTCTACCAGAACAAATACTTGAAGAACAACCGAGGCCCGCTTGTG GACTTTGCGGTGACAGTGATCTTCTCCATCATATGGCTCATCAGCAGTTGTTGTTGGGCCAAAGCGCTCTCTGATATCAAGATGGCTACGAGGCCTACCAAAGTGCTGCTGCTCATCCCTGCCTGCTCAGTTCGGGAGAACAAATGCACAGCTGCCCAGGGAGCTCACTGGTCTCGTCTCAACATGTCGGTG ATTTTTGGTTTTGTCAACGTCATCCTTTGGGCTGGAAACATTTGGTTTGTCTTTAAAGAGACGGGCTGGTACAAGATGGGGCAGAGGTATCCCACCAGGAGCGCTTCTGGGAAACGTGAAATGCGTCAGCGGCTCTACAGCGAGAGCAGCTTTGACCTTCCAGAGGAAAATGTTGGTcctcagccgtccagagagaACAGCTTCAACCAGACAAAAGGAGATTTGGGGATGCAGGTGTCCCGCCAAGGCAGCTTCAACCAATCACAAGTGAGCTATGGCCTTCCGCAAACCAATCTTGGGAAGCCAGTCATTTATGACAGTAAAGGAGGGGCCCTGTGA